The following are encoded together in the Takifugu flavidus isolate HTHZ2018 chromosome 22, ASM371156v2, whole genome shotgun sequence genome:
- the eri1 gene encoding 3'-5' exoribonuclease 1: protein MDEHKENIHAKNVSVKMANIKEDKEKPCLKVYSAEDSAPQVSTCQPNRDFSHPVYKEIAVTNGHINRMSQNELQKKLAELQLDTRGVKNVMKKRLKSHYKRQKLMQTAAEGGFTDTYYDYICVVDFEATCEVDNPSDFHHEIIEFPMVLINTHTLEIVDSFQEYVKPELNPQLSDFCVKLTGITQKMVDEADSFPAVLERVVAWLQERELGTKYKYAILTDGSWDMSKFLNIQCQISRIRYPQFAKKWINIRKSYRNFYKVSRTQTKLSTMLEKLGLTYSGRPHCGLDDSRNIARIAVRMLQDGCQLRVNERMHAGQLLSVPSSAPVEGAPAPHSPRSRE from the exons ATGGACGAGCATAAGGAGAACATTCATGCCAAAAACGTCAGTGTGAAGATGGCAAACATAAAAGAAGACAAG gAAAAGCCTTGCCTAAAGGTTTACTCTGCAGAAGACTCTGCCCCTCAGGTTTCCACATGTCAGCCCAACAGGGATTTTAGCCATCCCGTGTACAAAGAGATCGCTGTGACTAATGGACACATCAACCGCATGTCCCAAAACGAGCTGcagaagaagttggcagagctgcagcttgaCACGAG AGGTGTAAAGAATGTCATGAAGAAGAGACTGAAGAGTCATTATAAGAGGCAGAAGTTGATGCaaactgcagctgaaggaggcttCACTGACACCTACTACGATTACATCTGCGTGGTGGACTTTGAAGCGACATGTGAGGTGGACAATCCTTCAGACTTCCACCACGAAATCATTGAATTCCCCATGGTTCTTATCAACACGCACACTCTAGAAATT GTGGACTCGTTTCAGGAATACGTAAAACCAGAGTTAAACCCACAGCTTTCAGACTTCTGCGTGAAGTTGACAGGAATCACACAG AAGATGGTCGATGAGGCAGATTCGTTTCCAGCTGTTCTTGAGCGAGTTGTAGCTTGGCTCCAGGAGAGGGAACTCGGAACAAAGTATAAATACGCCATTCTGACTGATGG atcCTGGGATATGAGCAAGTTCCTCAACATCCAGTGTCAGATCAGCCGGATCAGATATCCTCAGTTTGCAAAGAAGTGGATAAACATAAGGAAATCTTACAGAAACTTCTACAAG GTGTCCCGAACACAGACCAAGCTGAGCACCATGCTGGAGAAGTTGGGTCTGACGTACAGCGGTCGTCCTCACTGTGGCCTGGATGATTCGCGCAACATTGCCAGGATAGCTGTCCGGATGCTGCAGGACGGATGCCAGCTCCGCGTCAACGAACGCATGCACGCCGGCCAGCTCTTGTCTGTTCCCAGCTCGGCTCCTGTAGAAGGAGCTCCGGCGCCACACAGCCCCCGCAGCAGAGAGTAG
- the LOC130519133 gene encoding transmembrane and coiled-coil domain protein 3-like isoform X2, which produces MADHSGCDANILSIPVPIRRGGSESNLDVVDGVGHEGVGLDFNKGALGIDSLQQKILKVTEQIKVEQTARDQHVAEYLKLVNNADKQQAIRIRQVFEKKNQKSAHNIARLQRKLEQYHRRMKESEVNGKHSQKDGSSKESGTHSKEGSLRDISTTGRHPALDKVKTIGPGVSLSPPFFFNKSREFANLIRNKFGSADNIAHLKSSMETGQGLHVDGGARGLSGSANTVAKTTKYQSDDECSTATSASADSNGNLASGSGVLGEVLDMVREIREAQSQMADDMEAMNTQFKRDYSYFTQMMQEERYRYERLEDQLNDLTELHQHETSNLKQELASIEEKVAYQAYERARDIQEVLESCQTRVSKLELQQQQQQQTVQLENTDAKVLLGKCINIMLAIVTVILVCVSTVAKFTAPLLRSRLHLGLTCVGVSVLALLWKNWEHLQCALERSVLPH; this is translated from the exons GCAGATCACAGCGGTTGCGATGCCAATATCCTCAGCATCCCCGTTCCTATTCGCCGTGGCGGTTCGGAGTCCAACCTGGACGTGGTGGATGGCGTCGGGCATGAAGGAGTGGGACTGGATTTTAACAAAGGAGCTCTGGGTATCGACAGTCTGCAGCAGAAGATCCTCAAG GTGACAGAGCAGATAAAGGTGGAGCAGACTGCCCGGGACCAGCATGTGGCAGAATACTTAAAGTTGGTTAATAATGCTGACAAGCAGCAGGCCATACGGATACGTCAGGTGTTTGAAAAGAAGAACCAGAAGTCGGCGCACAACATCGCCCGCctacagaggaagctggagcagTACCACCGGCGAATGAAGGAAAGCGAAGTTAATGGGAAACACAGCCAGAAGGACGGCTCCAGCAAGGAGTCTGGAACGCACAGCAAGGAGGGCAGCCTGCGGGACATCAGCACCACCGGGCGCCACCCGGCACTTGACAAAGTAAAGACAATCGGGCCCGGCGTGTCATTGTCTCCGCCGTTCTTCTTCAACAAGTCGCGGGAGTTCGCTAACCTGATCAGGAACAAATTTGGCAGCGCAGACAACATCGCTCATCTCAAGAGCTCTATGGAGACGGGGCAGGGGCTGCACGTGGATGGCGGGGCCAGGGGCCTGAGTGGGAGCGCTAACACGGTAGCCAAGACGACCAAATATCAAAGCGACGACGAGTGCTCTACGGCGACTTCGGCGTCTGCTGACTCCAACGGGAACCTAGCCAGTGGCTCCGGGGTCCTTGGGGAGGTCCTGGACATGGTGCGAGAGATCAGGGAGGCTCAGTCACAGATGGCGGACGACATGGAGGCGATGAATACTCAGTTCAAACGGGACTACAGCTACTTCACCCAGATGATGCAGGAGGAGCGATACag GTATGAGCGTTTGGAGGACCAGTTGAATGACCTGACGGAGCTCCACCAGCACGAAACCAGTAATCTGAAGCAGGAACTGGCCAGTATTGAGGAGAAGGTGGCCTACCAGGCCTACGAGAGGGCCCGAGACATACAG GAGGTTCTGGAGTCGTGTCAGACGCGTGTGTCtaagctggagctgcagcagcagcagcagcagcagacggtcCAGCTGGAAAACACTGACGCCAAAGTGCTGCTGGGGAAGTGCATCAACATCATGCTCGCCATCGTCACCGTCATCCTGGTGTGCGTCTCCACGGTGGCCAAGTTCACAGCCCCGCTGCTGCGCAGCCGCCTCCACCTGGGGCTCACCTGCGTGGGCGTGTCTGTGTTAGCATTGCTGTGGAAGAACTGGGAACATTTACAGTGCGCTTTGGAAAGATCAGTTCTGCCGCACTGA
- the LOC130519133 gene encoding transmembrane and coiled-coil domain protein 3-like isoform X1 produces the protein MRKNYSATPLIYVTEADHSGCDANILSIPVPIRRGGSESNLDVVDGVGHEGVGLDFNKGALGIDSLQQKILKVTEQIKVEQTARDQHVAEYLKLVNNADKQQAIRIRQVFEKKNQKSAHNIARLQRKLEQYHRRMKESEVNGKHSQKDGSSKESGTHSKEGSLRDISTTGRHPALDKVKTIGPGVSLSPPFFFNKSREFANLIRNKFGSADNIAHLKSSMETGQGLHVDGGARGLSGSANTVAKTTKYQSDDECSTATSASADSNGNLASGSGVLGEVLDMVREIREAQSQMADDMEAMNTQFKRDYSYFTQMMQEERYRYERLEDQLNDLTELHQHETSNLKQELASIEEKVAYQAYERARDIQEVLESCQTRVSKLELQQQQQQQTVQLENTDAKVLLGKCINIMLAIVTVILVCVSTVAKFTAPLLRSRLHLGLTCVGVSVLALLWKNWEHLQCALERSVLPH, from the exons GCAGATCACAGCGGTTGCGATGCCAATATCCTCAGCATCCCCGTTCCTATTCGCCGTGGCGGTTCGGAGTCCAACCTGGACGTGGTGGATGGCGTCGGGCATGAAGGAGTGGGACTGGATTTTAACAAAGGAGCTCTGGGTATCGACAGTCTGCAGCAGAAGATCCTCAAG GTGACAGAGCAGATAAAGGTGGAGCAGACTGCCCGGGACCAGCATGTGGCAGAATACTTAAAGTTGGTTAATAATGCTGACAAGCAGCAGGCCATACGGATACGTCAGGTGTTTGAAAAGAAGAACCAGAAGTCGGCGCACAACATCGCCCGCctacagaggaagctggagcagTACCACCGGCGAATGAAGGAAAGCGAAGTTAATGGGAAACACAGCCAGAAGGACGGCTCCAGCAAGGAGTCTGGAACGCACAGCAAGGAGGGCAGCCTGCGGGACATCAGCACCACCGGGCGCCACCCGGCACTTGACAAAGTAAAGACAATCGGGCCCGGCGTGTCATTGTCTCCGCCGTTCTTCTTCAACAAGTCGCGGGAGTTCGCTAACCTGATCAGGAACAAATTTGGCAGCGCAGACAACATCGCTCATCTCAAGAGCTCTATGGAGACGGGGCAGGGGCTGCACGTGGATGGCGGGGCCAGGGGCCTGAGTGGGAGCGCTAACACGGTAGCCAAGACGACCAAATATCAAAGCGACGACGAGTGCTCTACGGCGACTTCGGCGTCTGCTGACTCCAACGGGAACCTAGCCAGTGGCTCCGGGGTCCTTGGGGAGGTCCTGGACATGGTGCGAGAGATCAGGGAGGCTCAGTCACAGATGGCGGACGACATGGAGGCGATGAATACTCAGTTCAAACGGGACTACAGCTACTTCACCCAGATGATGCAGGAGGAGCGATACag GTATGAGCGTTTGGAGGACCAGTTGAATGACCTGACGGAGCTCCACCAGCACGAAACCAGTAATCTGAAGCAGGAACTGGCCAGTATTGAGGAGAAGGTGGCCTACCAGGCCTACGAGAGGGCCCGAGACATACAG GAGGTTCTGGAGTCGTGTCAGACGCGTGTGTCtaagctggagctgcagcagcagcagcagcagcagacggtcCAGCTGGAAAACACTGACGCCAAAGTGCTGCTGGGGAAGTGCATCAACATCATGCTCGCCATCGTCACCGTCATCCTGGTGTGCGTCTCCACGGTGGCCAAGTTCACAGCCCCGCTGCTGCGCAGCCGCCTCCACCTGGGGCTCACCTGCGTGGGCGTGTCTGTGTTAGCATTGCTGTGGAAGAACTGGGAACATTTACAGTGCGCTTTGGAAAGATCAGTTCTGCCGCACTGA